Within the Longimicrobiaceae bacterium genome, the region CCGCAGCGTATCTCCCACCGCGAGCCGGAGCGGCGTGGAGATCGTCTCGGGGTAGCCGAACCGCTGTGCCAGCAGGCGGAACTCCCCGCGGTCCTCCGCGCCCACCGTGAACTGACCCAGCGAATCGGTAGTCGCCTCGTCCACGGCGAGGGTGTCGGCGGCCACCAGCACGATGCTGGCCGCCACCACCGGGTCCCGGGTTGACGCGTCCACGAGCTGCCCGGTGATGACCTGAGCGTGCAGCTCGGGACCCGCCGCCAGGGCCATCACCGCCCCGACCACCCCCGCCATCCATCCGATCCGTTTTCGAGGAGACATGGCAACCTCCAGGTGGGCCCCGAACCCCGGTGCGCGGGCGGGCGCTCTCGGGCCAGCGGGGTCGATCGACATTCTGTCTATTATTACCCCGCAACTTGGTGATGAGCCGCTCAGCGCGCTCGGGCGTTGGTGATCTGCCAGGTGACTTCCCCGCGCAGGGGATCCTCCACCAGCCTGCCATCCGCTCCGATCCGCAGGGTATACAAATCCCCTCCAGGGAGGGCGAACAGCGTAGACCCGCCGGCCGCAATGTCCCCGAAGCGCCGCAGCTCGATCCGACTCCAGTCCAGCGCCCCGGTATGCTGGGCAGGCTGAATGTGCGGGATCACGGCGCCTCCGCGCGCGAGCACGATGACCGGCACCGGCCCCGCTTCCATCTCGTGCCAACTACCGCCGGAATAGGCCTTTCCCGTCTGGTAGTCGATCCACTCGCCGGGCGGCAGGTAGACCCGGCGCAAGCTCCCCGACTCGATCAGCGGCGCTACCAGGAGGTCCGATCCGAGCAGGTACTGGTCCTCGATCAGCCAGGACCCGGGGTCGTCCGGGAACTCGAAGAAGAGAGGTCGGAGCAGCGGGTGCCCCGCCTGCGACGCGGCCACCGACCGCGCGTAGAGGTAGGGCATGAGCGCATAGCGCATCGCCAGCGCGCGCCGGAAATCCTCGACGATCCCCTGGTCATATTCCCACGGCTCGCGCGGGGGAGCCCCGTGGGTGCGGATGTGCGAGGTGAGCACTCCGAAACCGAGCCAGCGGCGGTAGAGGTCACGCGAGGGGCGCTCGACGAAGCCTCCCACGTCGTGGCTCCAGTAGGTGAAACCGGACAGTCCGAAGGAGAGGCCCGCCCGCAGGGTGGCGGCCATGGCCGAATTGGTGTTCTCCGCGTCGCCTCCCCAGTGGAGAGGGTAGCGCTGACTGCCCGCCCAGGCACTGCGGCCCCAGATGATCCGCTCCCCGGAGATCTCTTCCGTGATTTCCGCCACCGCGTCGTTATAGCGCACGGGATAGAGGTTGTGCTCGTACCAACCGGTGCGCCCGGAGGCATAGAGGCCGGTCACGGGCGCGCCCTCGCCGAAATCGGCCTTGATGACATCCACCCCCAAGCGCAGCAGGCCCGCGAGCTTCTCCTGGTACCATTCGACCGCTTCCGGATTGCTGAAGTCCAGGATCGCGTCCAGGTCCGGCAGGGTGCCCGCCGCATTCCGCACGTGGTAGCCGTGGGACACGATCTCGTCGTAGAGGCGATTGCGGGGGGTAAAGTAGGGGAGCTGCCAGAGGCTCACGTGGAAGCCCATCTCATGGAGATCCTCGATCATGCGCTTCGGGTCGTCGAAGCGCGTGGTCGAGAACTCGAAGTCACTCTGCCAGTCGACCTCGAACCAGCCGGTGTCGATGTGGATCACGTCGGCGGGGATCTCCTCGCGCCGAAGCCGCTCGGCGACCGCTCGCACCTCCTCCTCGGACTTGTAGGTGATGCGACTCATCCAGAGCCCGAAGGACCAGAGGGGCGGCACCGGGCTGCGGCCGGTCAGCGCCGTGTACTCCGTCAGGATGTCGCGGGGCTCGCCCAGGAAGATGAAGAGGTCGAGTGCCTCGTCGCCGGTGTAGATGACCGCGGTCTCGTCGAAGTCGTGCCCGAAGTCGAAGGTGACAGGCGCACTGGTGTGGGTGAAGACGCCGTAGCCGTCGCTGCTCAGGAAGAACGGGACCGGCTTGTACATCCACCTGGTCTGCGCGCCCATCGCGTCCCGGATGAACAGGTTGAGCTTCTGCCCGCGCTTGTCCAGCCGGGTGAACGATTCGCCGGTGCCGAAGATTTTCTCGTCGTGCGAGAGCTCGAAGGCGGCAGCGGTACTGCGCCCGAAGTCGCTCGCCCGCCGTACGAAGGAAAAGGGAACCGGCACCGCGAAGGTGCTCGGTTCGCCAAGGTTTCGCGTGCGCGTGAGCAGCTTGCCCTCGGCGTCGTAGAGCTCGACGTGCCAGGGGGCGCGGATCATCCGGACGCGGCCGTAAGGACCGGTCCAGGTGACGGCACTGTCGCTCTCCTGCACCTGCCAGGAGCCCCGGTCCACCGGTACAGGCCCGACCAGCATGGGGGTTACGGAGTCCGGCAGTGGAGCATCGCGACTCGATATCCGCAGGCGGACCGTGCGCGGGCTGACGAAGGTGATCGAGAACGGAAGCTGTG harbors:
- a CDS encoding TIM-barrel domain-containing protein, with product MILPPASVKSLLRRAVGLVFVFAVLPGERATAQVLGDPPDVSADFAKLEQVYFIASEVTSFDPATGEGTLQWNRYTRSPSYSFAKLDLPFTRAGGNEFPGTEYATDPQLPFSITFVSPRTVRLRISSRDAPLPDSVTPMLVGPVPVDRGSWQVQESDSAVTWTGPYGRVRMIRAPWHVELYDAEGKLLTRTRNLGEPSTFAVPVPFSFVRRASDFGRSTAAAFELSHDEKIFGTGESFTRLDKRGQKLNLFIRDAMGAQTRWMYKPVPFFLSSDGYGVFTHTSAPVTFDFGHDFDETAVIYTGDEALDLFIFLGEPRDILTEYTALTGRSPVPPLWSFGLWMSRITYKSEEEVRAVAERLRREEIPADVIHIDTGWFEVDWQSDFEFSTTRFDDPKRMIEDLHEMGFHVSLWQLPYFTPRNRLYDEIVSHGYHVRNAAGTLPDLDAILDFSNPEAVEWYQEKLAGLLRLGVDVIKADFGEGAPVTGLYASGRTGWYEHNLYPVRYNDAVAEITEEISGERIIWGRSAWAGSQRYPLHWGGDAENTNSAMAATLRAGLSFGLSGFTYWSHDVGGFVERPSRDLYRRWLGFGVLTSHIRTHGAPPREPWEYDQGIVEDFRRALAMRYALMPYLYARSVAASQAGHPLLRPLFFEFPDDPGSWLIEDQYLLGSDLLVAPLIESGSLRRVYLPPGEWIDYQTGKAYSGGSWHEMEAGPVPVIVLARGGAVIPHIQPAQHTGALDWSRIELRRFGDIAAGGSTLFALPGGDLYTLRIGADGRLVEDPLRGEVTWQITNARAR